In Triticum urartu cultivar G1812 chromosome 6, Tu2.1, whole genome shotgun sequence, the following proteins share a genomic window:
- the LOC125514715 gene encoding expansin-B6-like, which yields MADASTNDIAIVLVALLSVLVTSVRSAANYDTSAARSYNSGWLPAKATWYGAPTGAGPNDNGGACGFKNVNQYPFSSMTSCGNEPLFDGGAGCGSCYEIRCVAANNPSCSGQPRRVVITDMNYYPVARYHFDLSGTAFGAMAKNGLNDKLRHAGIIDMQFRRVRCNFPGMKVTFHVQRGSNPNYLAVLVEYANVDRTVVCMELMQTRNGRPTGSWEPMRRSWGSIWRMDTSRPLQGPFSMRITSDSGKTLVANNVIPAYWRPDKAYRSNVQFY from the exons ATGGCTGACGCCTCCACCAACGACATTGCCATTGTGCTTGTGGCACTTCTCTCCGTGCTCGTCACGTCCGTCCGTTCTGCGGCCAACTACGACACCTCCGCCGCTAGATCGTACAACTCCGGCTGGCTCCCCGCGAAGGCCACCTGGTACGGTGCGCCCACCGGCGCCGGACCCAACGACAACG GTGGTGCTTGCGGCTTCAAGAACGTGAACCAGTACCCCTTCTCCTCCATGACGTCCTGCGGCAACGAGCCTCTGTTCGACGGCGGCGCAGGCTGCGGCAGCTGCTACGAG ATCCGATGCGTCGCCGCCAACAATCCTTCCTGCTCCGGCCAGCCGAGGAGGGTGGTCATCACCGACATGAACTACTACCCCGTGGCCAGGTACCACTTCGACCTCAGTGGCACGGCGTTCGGGGCCATGGCCAAGAACGGCCTCAACGACAAGCTCCGCCATGCCGGCATCATCGACATGCAGTTCAGGAGGGTGCGATGCAACTTCCCGGGCATGAAGGTCACCTTCCACGTCCAGCGTGGCTCCAACCCCAACTACCTCGCGGTGCTCGTGGAGTACGCCAACGTCGACCGCACCGTGGTCTGCATGGAGCTGATGCAGACCAGGAACGGCCGCCCCACGGGGTCCTGGGAGCCGATGCGCCGCTCCTGGGGATCCATCTGGCGGATGGACACCAGCCGCCCGCTGCAGGGGCCCTTCTCCATGCGCATCACCAGCGACTCCGGGAAGACGCTGGTGGCCAACAATGTCATCCCGGCCTACTGGCGGCCGGACAAAGCCTACAGATCCAACGTCCAGTTCTATTGA